Proteins encoded in a region of the Manduca sexta isolate Smith_Timp_Sample1 unplaced genomic scaffold, JHU_Msex_v1.0 HiC_scaffold_96, whole genome shotgun sequence genome:
- the LOC119193725 gene encoding mediator of RNA polymerase II transcription subunit 24-like, translating into MDASKITSKTSSLKALILKAWRERWTDIQWGINIKTILPRGVSGDLYNLADCILQQAMVGCGANQLVISYLKHSLASHLVSYAAVLQRIAKFDAFHKPHCIISLLEFLESFLDSITCRGKMEEEVLAYAVSSIILWLLQVYHYSLTKYPSSNPIQSQDLLEKSTSLLNSIVNTDFLLAMFYLAKQNDPDEYNEVTKKCQETTAFMMMNTQFKAPATIHETLQKICNMEIDKIAPLNNKPEPVTYCLQAMIAINVLANPSADMQQFSSQLLMVQRTKGYSLSRLYCELIRACFISLNDSSKDASKQALWAAFTFLKIPQVMSYLHSVCGTSNKESEFSSEMVEAFEKLLQSAPLLDVVDTKNSCNSIISLIEPLVKLNVMSEAHLSYFRQKRETKDAKLQKLEPTGLQGSVPSFITCAEPTLAGILKTMGGDFHKTQESLYAMLCQIVGGTTLDTILAVATVEGKLKLFVSRLIKFNEFALFAASEKGAPQTKVYIFDISFLLLCSIVQDYGANAVLDENGDSFFEKWVRECMVHKGVHKSPEQILQKCEPQLVDVFIHHLSAPEFDFKNTNMKPHDLCMNVSGAIKEILFAWEQGSLSASDVKRMLDSLRHKMASLAVCASVWLCSYINVVHQDAFLKPINMVQQFLSPPSDAELSQNDNFKERATLMCQIIRKMQYDIHPPSVPKSKALVLTHNIISRQPILEQLQSVWEDIKSRGYLHIDATHIIENLLNTTGPVWFVTNLVRETLKFRYQEDLDRSVDIVLAMFHLDIGKCTEALLLHVLPQYLYNAKLCEDLVEPQSAVLAKLSVYSIYAALESSNINKAHISRKRRHDDSEEMDAMCSSNKMRRLNDNTSDGSGMYYSQGHGNSDIVLREPLLSALDTLYTSFSQLAGKNGEVTPQTHFILQFLVYVVQCGQDRTPFVLQKMPSELVPTLIKALPDSFNISLILRLYDLSTAYGRKDTARDLCLLRNMRLRPDL; encoded by the coding sequence ATGGATGCGTCTAAGATTACGAGCAAAACGAGCTCATTGAAGGCTCTAATTCTCAAAGCTTGGAGGGAACGTTGGACTGATATACAATGGGGAATTAATATCAAGACTATTTTACCAAGAGGTGTTAGTGGAGACCTGTATAACCTAGCTGATTGTATATTACAACAGGCTATGGTAGGATGCGGTGCTAATCAACtggttatttcatatttaaaacattcacTAGCTTCACATTTGGTGTCTTACGCGGCCGTATTACAGAGGATTGCGAAATTCGATGCTTTCCACAAACCGCACTGCATTATTAGCCTCCTGGAGTTCCTGGAAAGTTTCCTGGACAGTATAACATGCAGGGGAAAGATGGAGGAGGAAGTGCTGGCGTACGCCGTATcgtcaataatattatggttgttGCAAGTCTATCATTATTCACTCACCAAATATCCATCATCCAACCCGATACAAAGTCAGGATCTTTTGGAGAAGTCAACATCACTTCTTAATTCAATAGTAAACACAGACTTTCTGCTTGCGATGTTCTATTTGGCTAAACAGAATGATCCAGATGAGTATAACGAAGTGACCAAGAAGTGTCAAGAAACCACCGCATTTATGATGATGAATACCCAGTTCAAAGCTCCAGCGACTATTCATGAAACATTGCAAAAGATCTGCAACATGGAGATTGATAAAATTGCTCCGTTGAACAACAAACCAGAGCCTGTTACATATTGCTTACAAGCTATGATAGCCATAAATGTATTAGCTAACCCCAGTGCTGATATGCAGCAGTTCTCCAGCCAACTCCTCATGGTGCAAAGGACCAAGGGTTACTCACTATCTAGACTGTATTGTGAACTGATTAGAGCCTGTTTCATATCTCTCAATGATTCTAGCAAGGATGCTTCAAAGCAGGCACTATGGGCTGCCTTTACATTCCTCAAAATACCACAAGTCATGAGCTACCTCCATAGTGTGTGTGGTACAAGCAATAAAGAAAGTGAATTCTCGTCAGAAATGGTAGAAGCATTTGAGAAGTTACTACAGTCAGCTCCTTTGTTAGATGTTGTTGATACAAAAAATTCTTGTAACAGTATTATATCCCTCATTGAGCCACTAGTGAAGCTAAATGTTATGTCTGAAGctcatttatcatattttaggCAGAAGAGAGAAACAAAAGATGCGAAATTGCAAAAATTAGAACCCACCGGGCTGCAAGGCTCAGTTCCTTCCTTTATAACCTGTGCCGAACCTACGTTAGCTGGCATTCTGAAGACAATGGGAGGAGATTTCCATAAAACTCAGGAATCTCTGTACGCCATGCTGTGTCAAATAGTAGGGGGCACAACGTTGGACACAATACTGGCTGTTGCCACTGTTGAAGGAAAGTTGAAGCTTTTTGTGTCAAGACTGATAAAGTTTAATGAGTTTGCACTATTTGCGGCAAGTGAAAAAGGTGCCCCACAGACAAAAGTATACATATTTGACATTTCTTTCCTACTTCTATGTTCAATTGTGCAAGATTACGGAGCTAATGCTGTGCTAGATGAAAATGGtgattctttttttgaaaagtgGGTTAGAGAATGTATGGTGCATAAAGGAGTTCACAAATCTCCAGAACAGATCTTACAAAAATGTGAACCACAATTGGTAGATGTATTTATACACCACTTGAGTGCTCCAGAATTTGACTTCAAGAATACAAACATGAAACCCCATGATCTATGCATGAATGTTAGTGGTGCAATAAAAGAAATTCTGTTTGCTTGGGAACAAGGATCCCTATCTGCCTCTGATGTTAAAAGAATGTTGGACTCTTTGAGACATAAAATGGCTTCATTGGCAGTTTGTGCTTCAGTGTGGCTTTGTTCATACATAAATGTTGTCCATCAAGATGCTTTCTTAAAACCTATCAATATGGTTCAACAATTCCTGTCACCACCAAGTGATGCTGAGTTATCACAAAATGATAACTTCAAGGAAAGAGCCACTCTGATGTGTCAAATAATAAGGAAAATGCAATATGACATACATCCGCCATCAGTGCCTAAGTCCAAGGCTTTAGTTTTGACCCACAACATTATTTCGCGACAGCCTATACTAGAACAACTGCAAAGTGTCTGGGAAGATATAAAATCTAGAGGGTATCTCCACATTGATGCCACCCACATTATTGAAAATCTCTTGAATACCACTGGACCTGTTTGGTTTGTCACTAACCTAGTAAGGGAGACACTTAAATTTCGTTATCAAGAGGACCTTGACAGATCTGTCGATATAGTACTTGCTATGTTTCATTTGGATATTGGGAAGTGTACAGAGGCGTTATTGCTTCATGTTTTGCCTCAATACTTGTATAATGCGAAGCTATGCGAAGATTTAGTGGAGCCTCAATCTGCTGTATTGGCTAAACTATCTGTATACAGCATCTATGCCGCACTAGAATCTAGTAATATCAACAAAGCGCATATTTCTAGAAAGCGTCGTCATGATGACTCCGAAGAAATGGACGCGATGTGCTCTTCAAATAAAATGAGAAGACTAAATGATAACACGTCAGATGGAAGCGGAATGTACTATTCGCAGGGGCATGGCAACTCGGATATCGTCCTACGAGAGCCGTTGCTTTCGGCTCTAGATACTTTGTACACTTCTTTCTCGCAATTGGC